One Diabrotica virgifera virgifera chromosome 3, PGI_DIABVI_V3a genomic window carries:
- the LOC126882118 gene encoding uncharacterized protein K02A2.6-like has product MAVMGINVKLPPDFDLQDQNAASEWKFWKTSFEDYLLATGQDQSADKMKMSILRNIIGAESAKIMSTFEIPEAENNKYDLMISLIDKYVNPRMNESFERYNFIMRVQKEGESFEQFLTSCRHLIRTCNYNEIDPEQTAEDKALRDKILMGIRDPVTREALLRVDKLTLQKAIEFCRTSEQSKNQNLKFHTERKDVDIGEVRKERYQGHRNYNNSRSKANTNEKFKCKRCQSTHGARECPAYGKKCKKCGLLNHFAKSCRVKNIDVIDEDSSDGSADSFVGNVNKVYQNVSSQNIWDEIIEIENKRIKVKLDTGADVSIIPLKIFKKIDKQFKIRDNHYVLKGFEGTQARTMGVVNLFCKHKNKYVYEDFTIINGATRVLLSGKLCIDLGLVKRINNIESCGTLELAERDKFINLNPEVFRGHGKFCGKHRITTVDNFEPVSYPPVNVPVAIRDNLKNELDRLTKRGAIVKVNEIDPRASINRIVIVEKQNGKLRLCLDPLDLNKQIVRKPRVVHKLEDVCAQMIGKKIFSIFDLSEGYHHLELDETSSWKCCFATSYGIFRYKVLPYGLSNSQDLFQEVVEDKFKGIENLLICHDDMIVMGTTKEEHDTTVKKVLERAKEVGAKFNGDKFQYCQEEVRFMGQVFSHKGMQIDPDRVESLCKLEKPNSKVELQRILGAFNYVRRYIPNMAEHIQPLCQLLKNNVEWVWLPSHQKCFDNLKNIICKSPALVPYDPNQKIILQCDASKNGLGVCMFQKYDSILKLVACASRNMNDSEINYSQTEKELLAIYYATQKFHNFIYNFDVDVQSDHKPIISIMKKPISKIGSVRLQRLRLKLLKYRLNVYFVPGKDIHFADMLSRSSLNIETHDPEMFEMVHSVSKHLPMSQEKQSELRLATSQDEALAVIFDFYYNGWPKEKNVPQVCKKYYGIRDSLYFEAGIAFIDDKIIIPKKLRLDMIKLLHKGHIGVSKTINKARSIYYWPGLNDDVTNYIKKCRICEKYRPNNFKEPMMPHDIPRLRFNKVGTDILEYGSKAYLVIVDYFSHWLDISILKDKTSSSVINSFQDTFSRFGYPEILIADNLPFTSVKCKNYYREKDITIMTCTPHYHQSNGLAEKAVNISKQILRKSNEENVDFRDLVMEYNNTCIINLDASPAQILQSRILRGQLPTTANKLEPTIQKQVYKNLCKEKEKLQVRYDKTARRRPVEFRKGDRVVIRSSKDNYWRKAIVLEKANEPRSYWVKKEDNNKIIRRNSHQMKHSYTTTLEKELILEPELYPDIQSQSVHKDTTHINVNDSVNKTISCPSPNVKSVPTLSHKVNPNIETSNSYKTRVGRNIKTPYRYRS; this is encoded by the coding sequence ATGGCAGTGATGGGAATAAATGTAAAATTACCACCAGATTTTGACCTGCAGGATCAAAATGCTGCAAGCGAATGGAAGTTCTGGAAGACTAGTTTCGAAGATTATTTACTAGCAACGGGACAAGACCAGTCAGCAGATAAaatgaaaatgtcaattttaagaaatataattGGGGCTGAGTCTGCCAAAATTATGTCCACATTCGAGATCCCAGAAGCCGAAAATAACAAGTATGACTTGATGATATCACTAATCGATAAGTATGTTAATCCAAGGATGAATGAATCATTTGAAAGATACAATTTTATCATGAGGGTCCAGAAAGAAGGAGAGTCGTTTGAGCAGTTTCTTACTAGTTGTAGACATTTGATTCGAACATGTAATTATAATGAAATTGATCCAGAACAAACAGCCGAAGATAAAGCTCTGAGAGACAAAATATTAATGGGCATCAGAGATCCAGTTACTAGAGAAGCTCTATTGAGAGTGGACAAACTTACCCTACAAAAAGCCATCGAATTTTGTAGAACTAGTGAACAAAGTAAGaaccaaaatttgaaatttcatacCGAAAGAAAAGATGTAGACATAGGAGAAGTTCGTAAAGAGAGGTACCAGGGCCATAGAAATTATAATAACTCTAGAAGTAAAGCGAATACCAATGAAAAATTCAAGTGTAAAAGATGTCAATCAACTCATGGGGCCAGAGAATGTCCAGCGTATGGAAAGAAATGTAAGAAATGTGGGCTTTTAAACCATTTTGCAAAGTCGTGTAGAGTGAAGAATATTGATGTCATAGATGAAGATAGCAGTGATGGATCAGCTGATAGTTTTGTAGGAAATGTCAATAAAGTATACCAAAATGTAAGTAGTCAAAATATTTGGGATGAAATTATAGAAATTGAAAACAAGAGAATTAAAGTAAAACTTGACACAGGTGCAGATGTAAGTAtaattccattaaaaatttttaagaaaattgataaacaatttaaaattagggATAATCATTATGTACTGAAAGGGTTTGAGGGTACTCAGGCTAGAACAATGGGTgtcgtaaatttattttgtaaacataaaaataagtatgtttacgaggattttacaattattaatggGGCAACTCGAGTTCTTTTAAGTGGTAAATTATGTATTGATTTGGGGTTAGTTAAACGAATCAACAATATTGAGAGTTGTGGTACTTTAGAATTAGCAGAAAGGGATAAATTTATAAACCTTAACCCTGAAGTTTTTAGAGGTCATGGTAAATTTTGTGGTAAACATAGGATCACTACAGTAGACAATTTTGAGCCAGTAAGTTACCCACCTGTAAATGTACCTGTCGCAATTagagataatttaaaaaatgaattagataggtTGACAAAAAGAGGGGCAATTGTCAAAGTTAACGAAATTGACCCCAGGGCAAGCATAAACCGCATTGTTATTGTGGAAAAGCAAAATGGTAAGTTACGTTTATGCTTAGACCCATTAGATCTAAACAAACAAATAGTCCGCAAACCAAGAGTAGTACATAAATTGGAAGATGTTTGTGCACAAATGATAGGTAAAAAGATATTTTCTATATTTGATCTCTCTGAAGGGTATCATCATTTAGAACTTGACGAGACATCATCATGGAAATGCTGTTTTGCAACTTCTTATGGAATTTTCAGATATAAAGTATTGCCATATGGATTATCAAATTCCCAAGATCTGTTTCAAGAAGTAgtagaagataaatttaaagGTATAGAGAATTTATTGATTTGTCATGATGATATGATTGTTATGGGAACAACAAAAGAAGAACATGATACAACTGTTAAAAAAGTGTTAGAAAGGGCTAAAGAAGTAGGAGCAAAGTTTAATGgggacaaatttcaatattgtcaaGAAGAGGTCAGATTTATGGGTCAAGTTTTTTCACATAAAGGGATGCAAATAGATCCTGACAGAGTGGAATCACTTTGTAAacttgaaaaaccaaatagtaaAGTAGAATTACAAAGAATTTTGGGCGCATTTAATTACGTTAGACGGTACATTCCGAACATGGCTGAACATATTCAACCTCTTTgtcaattacttaaaaataatgtagAATGGGTGTGGCTCCCGTCACATCAAAAatgttttgataatttaaagaacATAATTTGTAAATCACCAGCGTTAGTCCCTTATGATCctaatcaaaaaattattttacaatgtGATGCATCTAAAAATGGTTTAGGTGTTTGTATGTTCCAGAAATATGattctattttaaaattagtaGCTTGTGCATCACGAAATATGAATGATAGTGAAATAAATTATAGTCAGACTGAGAAGGAACTATTGGCAATTTATTATGCTactcaaaaatttcacaattttatttataattttgatgtTGACGTTCAATCAGATCACAAACCTATAATCTCCATTATGAAGAAGCCAATCTCCAAAATTGGATCAGTTAGACTCCAACGTTTAAGGCTTAAACTTCTCAAGTAcagattaaatgtatattttgttccTGGGAAAGACATACATTTTGCTGATATGCTATCTAGGTCCAGTTTAAATATAGAGACACATGACCCAGAAATGTTTGAAATGGTCCACTCAGTGAGTAAACATTTACCTATGAGCCAGGAAAAGCAATCTGAGTTAAGACTAGCTACTAGCCAGGATGAGgcattagcagtaatttttgatttttattataatgggtggccaaaagaaaaaaatgttcctcAAGTGTGTAAAAAGTACTATGGTATAAGAGATTCACTGTATTTTGAAGCTGGCATCGCATTTAttgatgacaaaataattattccgAAAAAACTTAGGCTTGACATGATAAAATTGCTTCACAAAGGCCATATAGGAGTCAGTAAAACTATAAACAAAGCCAGGAGTATATATTATTGGCCAGGACTTAATGATGATGTGacaaactatataaaaaaatgcaggATATGTGAGAAATACagaccaaataattttaaagaaccaaTGATGCCTCATGACATTCCCAGACTAAGATTCAATAAAGTTGGTACAGACATTTTAGAGTATGGTTCAAAAGcatatttagtaattgtagactaTTTTTCGCATTGGTTGGACATTTCAATATTAAAAGATAAAACCTCCAGTTCAGTAATCAACTCATTTCAAGATACTTTTAGTAGATTTGGATATCCAGAAATTTTAATTGCAGATAATCTACCATTTACTTCggtaaaatgtaaaaattattatagagaaAAAGACATTACAATTATGACATGCACTCCACATTACCACCAGAGTAATGGACTTGCAGAAAAAGCAGTCAATATAAGCAAACAAATTTTAAGAAAGAGTAATGAGGAAAATGTTGATTTTAGAGATTTGGTGATGGAATATAATAATACCTGCATAATAAATCTTGATGCATCTCCAGCTCAAATTTTACAGAGCAGGATCCTGAGAGGACAATTACCAACTACAGCTAATAAATTAGAACCTACAATCCAGAAACAAGTATATAAGAATTTATGCAAAGAAAAAGAGAAATTACAAGTACGTTATGATAAGACAGCACGACGAAGACCAGTAGAGTTTAGAAAGGGAGATAGGGTAGTAATAAGAAGTTCAAAAGATAATTATTGGCGTAAAGCAATTGTGTTAGAAAAGGCCAATGAACCTAGATCATATTgggtgaaaaaagaagataacaataaaattattagacgGAATTCACACCAAATGAAACATTCATACACCACAACACTTGAAAAAGAACTCATTTTAGAACCCGAGTTGTACCCTGATATTCAGTCACAAAGTGTTCATAAAGATACCACTCACATTAACGTAAATGATAGTGTTAATAAAACCATTAGTTGCCCAAGCCCAAATGTAAAATCAGTACCTACATTGAGTCATAAAGTCAACCCAAATATTGAGACTTCTAACAGTTATAAGACGAGAGTTGGTCGTAATATAAAGACCCCTTATAGATATCGATCTTAG